A segment of the Acidobacteriota bacterium genome:
CGGGGTACCGGTGGGACCGGCGGCGAGTTTGAAGACATAGAGATTCGAGCCGTTGATCTCGATGTCGAGACTCCACGACGGGCTGACCACCTTGTAGATCACCCCTGGCGAGATTTCCTCCACCCGATCGTGGCCGCAGATCTGTGCCGAGGCGTAGGGCGGGACGACCAGCACGACGGCGAAGGTCAGGAACCACAACCAACCGAAAGAGAGACGACGAGGCACCATGAGCGCTTCCTCCAGGCGAGTGAATCGAAAAAGAGGTTCGCCCGAGAAACCCATTGGCTCTCAGTTTCTTGCGCTGACGTCGATCCTCCTGCGGCAGGGCAGGTCCAAGCGCCCGCTCGCGATCGACACGTCGGCCTCGCCGGGCGCAGTCGCGCTCGCTCTCAGCTAGAGGCTTCTTCGAGGGTGATGTGGCCGGCCTGATGGAGGCGCCAGAACACCAGCAGCGCATCGAGCTGCGGCAGGGGACTGATCTTGATGATCGAGCGGATGTCGTAGTTGCCGTCGATGCGGGTCAGCATGAAGCCTTCCTGCGGCGTGATCTTCGACGACGTCAGATCCTCGAGGCTGGTCGACAGCTTGGGAATCGAGTGCACCCGAATGCCCTGGGCCTCGAGCTCCTCGCGGATCCGCGCCTCGCCGGCTTCGGCGGCCTTCTTGATCTCGCGGCTCTCGGGCTCGAGGTTGCCGGCAGCCCGCAGATGGCGCACCGAGTGCTCGTAGCGCTTGGCGGTCAGGTGGACGGCGGCGGCGTCGAGCAAGGCCTTGGCACCGATCGCCGCGGAGTTGTTGTTGTGTCCGGCTTCGGCACCGTCCCAGCGTGGCTTGACGATCTTGAGGCGCTTCTTGCGCACCTGGTCGAGCAGCACCTTGCAGGTATTGAACTCACTCGAGTGGGTCTCGAGGCAGATCTCGGCCACGGTGCGGTGGTCGTCGATCAGGTCGAGGATCTTCTGCGCCGCCGGATTGCTCGGCTCGCTGAGCTCGCCCACGGATACCGGGATGGCGCGGGTGGTGGGGATGAACTCGCGGATGCGGCGCCACTCGTCGACCCGGCGAACGCCCTCCAGAATGATCACCGTGACATCGAGGTCGATGGCGATCATGGTGTTCCTGGGGAGCTCGTTCTCGATGAAACGGAACTCTCCCTCGGGCCAGGTGAAGATGTCGTAGATGCTCTCCTGGGCCTTGAGGCGGAGCAGCTTGTGGAGGGTCTTCTCGTCGATGGCGCCGATGGTGACCAGGATCTTGCCCAGCAGCATGCCGGTGCGCTCCTGCATCTCGATCGCCTTCGAGAGCTCGGTCTCGCCGATCAGGCCACGGCTCATCAGAAAGTGGCCGAGGTGCTCTTTCTCATCGGTCGAGGCGGAGGAGATCACTCGTCCGTCCCGGAAGTAGACCTTCTTGGTGACCTTTTGGCTGTCGATGACGAGCGTACCGGTCTTGTTGCTCTGGGAGAGCCATTGCAGCAGCTCGGCGAGCTGCATCGTCTTGAGATTGCCGGTGATGCTCATCGCTGGTTCGCGTGGACTCAGGATTATAGCCGCACGGGTCGGCTCGAGAATCGCGGGAGCCGGCGGGCGCCTCAGGGCCGGGCCGGCGTCGTCCCCTGCTGGCCCTGATAATGGCTCGACGAGCCGGGATCGCCATAGGCCACTTCGGGCTCGCTTTCCATCGTGATGAAGATCAGCTGGGCGATGCGGCGGCCGGCTTCCAGCACGAAGGGCTCCGGACCGAGGTTCTGGAGCTCGAGGGTGATGGTGCCCTCGAACCCGGGGTCACACCAGCCGGCCAGGGAGTGATTGATCCACAAGCGGC
Coding sequences within it:
- a CDS encoding DUF4388 domain-containing protein, giving the protein MSITGNLKTMQLAELLQWLSQSNKTGTLVIDSQKVTKKVYFRDGRVISSASTDEKEHLGHFLMSRGLIGETELSKAIEMQERTGMLLGKILVTIGAIDEKTLHKLLRLKAQESIYDIFTWPEGEFRFIENELPRNTMIAIDLDVTVIILEGVRRVDEWRRIREFIPTTRAIPVSVGELSEPSNPAAQKILDLIDDHRTVAEICLETHSSEFNTCKVLLDQVRKKRLKIVKPRWDGAEAGHNNNSAAIGAKALLDAAAVHLTAKRYEHSVRHLRAAGNLEPESREIKKAAEAGEARIREELEAQGIRVHSIPKLSTSLEDLTSSKITPQEGFMLTRIDGNYDIRSIIKISPLPQLDALLVFWRLHQAGHITLEEASS